One genomic window of [Clostridium] scindens ATCC 35704 includes the following:
- the selA gene encoding L-seryl-tRNA(Sec) selenium transferase: protein MNKNMLYRSIPKVDVLLEDEAIQAMIEHYSRETVMEAIHVEMDKLRRYIGECDEEAQARYRIDHLTEHVGMTVSAMHTPNMRMVINGTGTILHTNLGRAPISPEHMKRVAAIATGYSNLEYNLEEGKRGERYSHFEKLLCKITGAEAAMAVNNNAASVMLILSSLAKGGEVIVSRGELVEIGGKFRIPDVMEQSGATLVEVGTTNKTHFDDYKEAITEETKALLKVHTSNYRIVGFTDTVGIDELIPLAKEHDLPVIEDLGSGVLVDLGKYGITHEPTVQESVAKGADVVCFSGDKLLGGPQAGIIIGKKKYIDMMKKNQLTRALRIDKFTAATLELVLQEYLSEEKAIQNIPVLRMITDPLEEVAKKARSLAGMLKRAKVPARIEMCSCQSQIGGGSLPLERIESMAITIRPEKISVAELEERMRHLPVPVIPRTVNDTILLDMRTIDRRYFKLIAEQFKELEIMEETSLIAGR, encoded by the coding sequence ATGAACAAGAACATGTTGTACCGCAGCATCCCTAAAGTTGACGTGCTGCTGGAAGATGAGGCAATCCAGGCAATGATTGAACACTATAGCCGCGAGACGGTGATGGAGGCAATCCACGTAGAGATGGACAAGTTACGCAGATATATAGGCGAATGCGATGAGGAAGCACAGGCAAGATACAGGATCGATCATCTTACGGAGCATGTAGGAATGACGGTTTCTGCCATGCATACGCCAAACATGCGCATGGTGATCAATGGGACCGGGACGATTCTTCACACCAATCTTGGACGCGCGCCGATCAGTCCGGAGCATATGAAGCGGGTGGCAGCCATTGCCACCGGGTACTCGAATCTGGAATATAATCTGGAAGAGGGCAAAAGGGGAGAGAGATACTCCCATTTTGAGAAACTTCTGTGCAAGATTACTGGCGCGGAGGCAGCCATGGCGGTTAACAACAATGCAGCAAGCGTCATGCTGATCCTAAGTTCTCTGGCAAAAGGGGGAGAAGTTATCGTTTCCCGGGGCGAACTGGTGGAGATTGGCGGGAAATTCAGGATTCCGGATGTCATGGAGCAAAGCGGGGCTACGCTGGTGGAGGTTGGAACCACCAACAAGACGCATTTTGATGATTATAAGGAAGCCATTACCGAAGAGACCAAGGCTCTTTTAAAGGTTCATACCAGCAACTACCGGATTGTGGGATTCACGGATACGGTGGGGATTGATGAACTGATTCCTTTGGCTAAGGAGCATGATCTTCCGGTGATAGAGGATCTTGGAAGCGGCGTGCTGGTGGATCTTGGCAAGTATGGTATTACCCATGAGCCTACGGTACAGGAGTCTGTTGCCAAAGGAGCGGACGTGGTGTGTTTCAGCGGAGACAAGCTGCTTGGCGGTCCCCAGGCAGGAATCATCATCGGAAAGAAAAAGTACATTGATATGATGAAGAAGAACCAGTTGACCCGGGCGCTGCGGATTGATAAGTTCACGGCTGCAACCCTGGAATTAGTCCTTCAAGAATACCTTTCAGAAGAGAAGGCAATACAGAATATCCCGGTCCTGCGCATGATCACGGATCCTTTGGAAGAGGTGGCAAAGAAGGCGAGAAGCCTGGCAGGGATGCTTAAGCGGGCCAAGGTGCCTGCAAGGATAGAGATGTGTTCATGCCAGTCCCAGATCGGTGGGGGGTCTCTCCCGCTGGAGCGGATAGAAAGCATGGCAATAACCATCCGGCCGGAAAAGATTAGCGTAGCAGAATTGGAAGAGCGTATGCGCCATCTTCCGGTGCCGGTGATTCCAAGAACGGTGAATGATACCATCCTTCTGGATATGCGGACCATTGATCGCCGGTATTTTAAGCTGATCGCAGAGCAGTTTAAGGAACTGGAAATAATGGAGGAGACCAGCCTGATTGCAGGTCGTTAG
- the selD gene encoding selenide, water dikinase SelD: protein MKSDVRLTTLSKTSGUAAKIGPETLAQVLGKLPKFHDDNLIVGIETSDDAAIYKITDEIAMIQTVDFFTPIVDDPYMFGQIAAANSLSDVWAMGGEPAVALNIVGFPNCLDPSILGDILAGGADKVKEAGAVLVGGHSVQDDEPKYGLCVSGFVHPDKIFKNFGCRPGDALLLTKQIGSGVVNTAIKAEMASASAIEEAERVMASLNKKAKQVVEKYDVSACTDITGFGLLGHCVEMASASDVTFEIQVRDVAYFADAIDYAKMGLVPAGTYKNKGYSIGKVETGSVEEHYLDLLYDPQTSGGLLISVPSASVQDMMRDFAQAGMDTEVSVIGRVSTKSDKLIRLF, encoded by the coding sequence ATGAAATCAGATGTCAGACTGACTACACTTAGCAAGACATCCGGATGAGCAGCTAAGATTGGTCCCGAGACCCTTGCCCAGGTTCTGGGCAAGCTGCCAAAATTCCATGATGATAATTTGATCGTGGGGATTGAGACCTCCGATGACGCGGCTATCTATAAGATTACGGATGAGATTGCCATGATCCAGACGGTGGACTTCTTTACTCCGATCGTGGATGATCCCTATATGTTCGGACAGATTGCGGCAGCCAACTCGCTCAGCGATGTCTGGGCTATGGGCGGCGAGCCGGCGGTAGCCCTCAATATTGTAGGCTTTCCCAATTGTCTGGATCCGTCCATACTGGGAGATATTCTGGCAGGGGGCGCGGATAAGGTAAAAGAAGCCGGAGCAGTCCTTGTAGGCGGCCATTCGGTACAGGATGACGAGCCAAAATATGGGCTATGCGTGTCCGGGTTCGTGCATCCGGATAAGATATTCAAGAATTTTGGATGCAGGCCGGGAGATGCCCTGCTGCTAACCAAGCAGATTGGGAGTGGGGTAGTCAATACTGCCATCAAGGCAGAGATGGCATCTGCGTCAGCGATAGAAGAAGCCGAGAGGGTCATGGCATCCCTGAATAAGAAGGCAAAACAGGTAGTAGAAAAGTATGATGTGTCAGCGTGTACGGATATTACGGGATTTGGACTGCTGGGACACTGTGTGGAGATGGCTTCGGCCAGCGATGTGACCTTCGAGATACAGGTGAGGGACGTGGCATATTTTGCAGATGCGATAGACTATGCGAAGATGGGACTGGTGCCTGCCGGAACCTATAAAAACAAAGGGTATTCCATTGGAAAGGTAGAGACGGGCTCTGTAGAGGAACACTATCTGGATCTGCTCTATGATCCGCAGACCTCAGGAGGGCTGCTGATCAGTGTTCCATCCGCCAGCGTTCAGGATATGATGCGAGATTTTGCACAGGCAGGAATGGATACGGAGGTATCCGTAATCGGAAGAGTATCCACCAAAAGCGATAAGCTGATCCGCCTGTTTTAG
- the yedF gene encoding sulfurtransferase-like selenium metabolism protein YedF: protein MITVNAMGDNCPIPVIKTKKAMQALTGPEVIEVLVDNEIAVQNVTKMAASAGGEVSSEKLGDKEFKVVIRMNGAMEAASQEDPACIPDRKGNMVVAVSSDRMGSGNDELGKVLIKGFIFAVTQLDELPKTMLFYNGGATLTTEGSDSLEDLKSLEAQGVEILTCGTCLDYYGLKDKLAVGSVTNMYSIVETLAGAGKIIKP, encoded by the coding sequence ATGATTACAGTCAACGCAATGGGAGATAATTGCCCGATCCCGGTTATTAAGACCAAAAAGGCAATGCAGGCGCTTACAGGGCCGGAAGTGATAGAAGTGCTGGTCGACAATGAGATTGCAGTGCAGAATGTGACAAAGATGGCAGCAAGCGCAGGCGGAGAAGTATCCTCGGAAAAACTGGGAGACAAAGAATTCAAGGTTGTAATCCGGATGAATGGCGCTATGGAAGCCGCATCCCAGGAGGATCCGGCATGTATTCCTGACCGGAAAGGAAATATGGTAGTAGCAGTATCTTCCGACCGTATGGGATCTGGAAATGATGAGTTAGGAAAAGTGTTGATCAAAGGGTTTATCTTTGCGGTGACGCAGCTGGATGAACTGCCAAAGACGATGCTGTTCTATAACGGCGGCGCTACGCTGACGACGGAAGGCTCAGATTCCCTGGAGGATCTTAAGTCTTTGGAAGCGCAGGGAGTAGAGATTCTTACTTGCGGAACCTGCCTGGACTATTACGGGCTGAAGGACAAGCTGGCAGTTGGCTCTGTTACCAACATGTACAGCATTGTCGAGACGCTGGCAGGCGCAGGCAAGATTATCAAGCCGTAG
- a CDS encoding PHP domain-containing protein, which yields MFIDTHMHEMTYSKDSFLALDQMVQIARMKGLEGICITDHDSMGLKEYAAEYSKDTGFPIFVGIEYYSLQGDIVAFGIEDYPTERIPAQDFIDLVNAQAGVCFAAHPFRNNNRGLEENLRKVKGLHGLEVLNGSTSVEACQKAARYAAELGLFTLGSSDCHVPEKVGVCATYFPEKFHTMEGFLDAFRKGQMKPAYYAGGKYHVLELKEQQKSKIPFTFYAFNDRMYL from the coding sequence ATGTTTATAGATACGCATATGCATGAAATGACATATTCCAAAGACAGTTTCCTTGCTCTCGATCAAATGGTACAGATTGCCCGTATGAAGGGACTTGAGGGAATCTGCATCACAGATCATGACAGCATGGGGCTTAAGGAGTATGCGGCAGAATATTCCAAAGATACAGGATTCCCAATCTTTGTCGGGATTGAATACTATTCCCTGCAAGGAGATATTGTGGCGTTCGGAATCGAAGATTATCCCACAGAGAGAATCCCGGCCCAGGACTTTATTGATCTGGTAAACGCCCAGGCAGGCGTGTGCTTTGCGGCGCATCCTTTCCGCAATAACAACCGGGGCCTTGAGGAGAATCTGCGCAAGGTAAAGGGCCTTCATGGACTGGAGGTGCTGAACGGAAGCACTTCTGTGGAGGCATGCCAGAAGGCCGCGAGGTACGCTGCGGAACTGGGCCTTTTCACATTGGGCTCCAGCGATTGCCACGTGCCGGAGAAGGTGGGCGTATGTGCAACTTACTTCCCTGAAAAGTTTCATACGATGGAAGGGTTTCTTGACGCGTTCAGAAAAGGGCAGATGAAGCCCGCATATTACGCGGGAGGGAAATACCATGTATTGGAACTAAAAGAGCAACAAAAATCTAAAATACCATTTACCTTTTACGCTTTCAATGATAGAATGTATCTATAA
- a CDS encoding YitT family protein has protein sequence MFIQGEWDTEMVEKLDAKKKQLIMQAAYAVGGSLMFALGVNLIIIPLGLYNGGFMGIAQLMRTFVVSVLHVPVPSGVDLSGILYFIINIPLFYMGLKILGKEFAIKTFITVGIQSVFLVVVPIPAVPLIEDYLTACIIGGIIAGTGTGLVLRGRSSGGGQDIIGLCCSKKYPNISVGKINILMNIFVYAICLFLFNIEIVIYSLIYTTVLAMAIDRVHIQNINTSVMIFTKKMGISRAIIEQTGRGVTNWDGEGAYTNKTSYILFVMISKYEVGQIKQIVHSIDPNAFMIFTEGCHVDGNFEKRL, from the coding sequence ATGTTTATTCAAGGGGAATGGGATACGGAGATGGTAGAGAAGTTAGACGCAAAAAAGAAGCAATTGATTATGCAGGCGGCTTATGCGGTGGGTGGCAGCCTTATGTTCGCTTTGGGAGTAAACTTAATAATTATACCGCTTGGATTATATAATGGAGGGTTCATGGGTATTGCCCAGCTCATGCGTACATTCGTGGTAAGCGTGCTGCATGTGCCGGTGCCATCGGGCGTGGATCTTTCCGGTATCTTATACTTTATCATCAATATTCCTTTGTTCTATATGGGACTGAAGATACTGGGGAAGGAATTCGCGATTAAGACGTTCATTACTGTAGGCATCCAGAGTGTGTTCCTTGTAGTCGTGCCGATTCCGGCCGTGCCGCTGATCGAGGATTACCTGACAGCCTGCATTATTGGCGGAATCATTGCGGGAACCGGAACGGGGCTTGTGCTAAGAGGAAGAAGTTCCGGAGGCGGTCAGGATATTATAGGGCTTTGCTGCTCTAAGAAGTATCCGAATATCAGCGTAGGCAAGATTAATATACTGATGAATATATTCGTCTATGCAATCTGTCTGTTCTTATTTAATATAGAGATTGTTATCTATTCATTGATTTATACTACCGTGCTTGCCATGGCTATTGATAGAGTACATATTCAGAATATTAATACCAGCGTCATGATATTTACCAAGAAGATGGGCATCTCCAGGGCCATTATTGAGCAGACGGGCCGGGGCGTCACCAACTGGGACGGGGAAGGCGCCTACACCAATAAGACTTCCTATATTTTATTTGTAATGATATCCAAGTACGAGGTGGGACAGATCAAGCAGATCGTCCATAGCATAGACCCCAATGCTTTTATGATATTTACAGAAGGATGCCATGTAGACGGCAATTTCGAAAAAAGGCTCTAA
- a CDS encoding GTP pyrophosphokinase, with product MENAIKNYEDVDSWKTVMFLYTSALKEVGTKLEILNDEFQHVHQYNPIEHIKTRVKTAESIVKKLRKYGYEISIENMVKYVNDIAGVRLICSFTSDIYRLAEMIGNQSDLKVLSIKDYIKNPKESGYKSYHMLVSVPIFLSDSVVDTKVEIQIRTIAMDFWASLEHKIYYKFEGNAPEYISRELRECAEMVSTLDEKMLSLNEAIQDCLEKHEELKTSTTKHRNSQEYNVLPDLR from the coding sequence ATGGAGAATGCTATTAAGAACTATGAGGATGTGGACAGCTGGAAGACGGTTATGTTCCTGTATACTTCCGCGCTAAAGGAAGTGGGAACCAAGCTCGAGATATTAAATGACGAATTCCAGCATGTACATCAGTACAATCCGATTGAACATATTAAGACAAGAGTAAAGACGGCAGAAAGTATTGTCAAGAAACTGAGAAAGTATGGTTATGAGATATCGATCGAGAACATGGTTAAGTATGTCAATGACATTGCCGGCGTACGTTTAATCTGCTCCTTCACATCCGATATCTATAGGCTGGCGGAGATGATCGGCAACCAGAGCGATCTTAAGGTGCTGTCCATCAAGGATTATATCAAGAATCCAAAGGAAAGCGGCTATAAGAGTTATCACATGCTGGTATCCGTGCCGATCTTCTTATCGGACAGCGTGGTGGATACGAAAGTGGAGATACAGATACGTACCATAGCCATGGACTTTTGGGCCAGTCTGGAACATAAGATCTACTATAAGTTTGAAGGAAATGCGCCGGAATATATCAGCAGGGAATTAAGAGAGTGTGCAGAGATGGTATCTACATTAGATGAGAAGATGCTGTCCCTGAATGAGGCAATCCAGGATTGCCTGGAAAAACACGAAGAGTTAAAGACTAGTACAACCAAACATAGGAACAGCCAGGAATATAATGTGCTGCCTGACCTGAGGTAA
- a CDS encoding cob(I)yrinic acid a,c-diamide adenosyltransferase: MMDTGRIHIYFGDGKGKTTAAVGQAVRAAGYGFRVLFFQFLKDNFSNERKILEQISNITCLPGREQVKFVSRMNGDEKAELLHYNNKALDEIVKFCSPFDLLVMDEALCAVGLKVLSEEKLISFLKHKPRGLEIVLTGHQASDRMKEIADYATEMHKIKHPYDLGKLAREGIEF; this comes from the coding sequence ATGATGGATACAGGGAGAATACATATATATTTTGGAGACGGGAAGGGAAAGACCACGGCTGCCGTAGGACAGGCGGTGAGAGCAGCCGGGTATGGATTTCGAGTGCTGTTTTTCCAGTTCTTGAAGGACAATTTTTCTAACGAGCGGAAGATACTGGAACAGATTTCGAATATTACCTGTCTGCCCGGAAGAGAGCAGGTGAAGTTTGTAAGTCGCATGAACGGGGATGAGAAGGCAGAACTTCTGCATTACAACAATAAGGCGCTGGATGAGATCGTCAAGTTCTGCAGCCCGTTTGATCTGCTGGTTATGGACGAGGCCCTGTGCGCGGTCGGACTAAAGGTATTGAGCGAGGAGAAGTTGATCAGCTTCCTTAAGCATAAGCCGCGGGGGCTGGAGATCGTGCTTACCGGGCATCAGGCATCTGACCGCATGAAAGAAATCGCGGATTACGCCACAGAGATGCATAAGATTAAGCATCCTTATGATCTGGGAAAACTGGCGCGGGAAGGAATTGAGTTCTAA
- a CDS encoding PTS transporter subunit IIC: MEKLKKALDRIFIEGLSAMAQGLFATLIIGTIIQQVGTLLGGSVGEMIYVIGKAAASLTGAGIGVAVAYKFKEPPLVVVSAATAGMAGAFAGNLLSGTVLVEGTMVYAGPGEPLGAFIAAYVGIFFGHLVAGKTKVDILVTPIVAIGSGAAVGLLLGPPISGFMAWLGSLINWGTKQQPFLMGIIVSVLMGMILTLPISSAALGIILNLSGLAAGAATVGCCCNMVGFAVASYRENKIGGLLAQGIGTSMLQVPNIVRKPVIWLPAILSSAILGPVGTMVLHMTSNATGSGMGTAGLVGQIMTWQTMIQTEPGMVVLIKILLIQIILPAVVTLGISEFMRKKQWIKFGDMKLEF, translated from the coding sequence ATGGAAAAGTTAAAAAAAGCACTAGACCGGATTTTTATTGAGGGATTAAGTGCGATGGCGCAAGGGTTATTTGCCACTCTGATCATTGGCACGATCATCCAGCAGGTGGGAACGCTGCTTGGCGGCTCTGTGGGAGAGATGATCTATGTGATCGGGAAGGCTGCGGCCTCCCTGACAGGAGCTGGCATCGGCGTAGCGGTGGCCTACAAGTTCAAAGAACCGCCGCTGGTCGTGGTATCGGCGGCAACTGCCGGAATGGCCGGCGCATTTGCCGGCAATCTTCTGTCCGGCACGGTCCTGGTAGAGGGAACCATGGTATATGCTGGCCCGGGAGAGCCCCTTGGGGCATTTATCGCAGCCTATGTGGGTATATTCTTCGGACATCTGGTAGCGGGCAAGACGAAGGTGGATATCCTGGTCACGCCGATTGTAGCGATTGGATCAGGGGCGGCAGTGGGTCTGCTGCTTGGGCCTCCAATCTCAGGATTCATGGCATGGCTGGGCTCTCTGATTAACTGGGGCACAAAACAGCAGCCTTTCCTGATGGGAATCATCGTATCCGTATTGATGGGAATGATCCTGACTCTGCCGATCAGTTCCGCGGCGCTTGGAATCATCCTGAATCTATCCGGACTTGCGGCCGGGGCAGCGACCGTGGGATGCTGCTGCAATATGGTCGGGTTCGCCGTGGCAAGCTACAGGGAGAATAAGATCGGAGGCCTTCTGGCGCAGGGAATCGGCACATCCATGCTGCAGGTTCCGAACATTGTAAGGAAGCCTGTAATCTGGCTGCCAGCCATATTATCAAGCGCCATACTGGGGCCAGTGGGTACCATGGTACTACATATGACCAGCAATGCCACAGGTTCCGGCATGGGTACAGCGGGACTGGTGGGGCAGATCATGACTTGGCAGACGATGATACAGACAGAGCCTGGGATGGTGGTTCTGATCAAGATACTGCTGATCCAGATTATCCTGCCGGCAGTCGTTACCCTTGGCATCTCCGAGTTCATGCGCAAGAAGCAGTGGATTAAATTCGGCGACATGAAGCTGGAGTTTTAA